Proteins found in one Hevea brasiliensis isolate MT/VB/25A 57/8 chromosome 18, ASM3005281v1, whole genome shotgun sequence genomic segment:
- the LOC110673631 gene encoding peroxidase 19-like, with the protein MPAPTSSSSSSSSSSSSSSSPRLLSLSFVFTCLLIFLPISLAKTTNTTRPPHQLSVNYYTKTCPQLEQLVGSVTSQQFKETPVSGPATIRLFFHDCFVEGCDASIMISTKPGGTELAEKDAEDNKNLRVEGFESIRKAKALVESKCPGIVSCADILAIAARDYIHLAGGPYYQVKKGRWDGKISKASRVPYNLPRANSTTDQLLKLFNSKGLTLEDLVVLSGAHTIGFAHCKQFISRLYNYKGTKQPDPVIDPRLLKALKMSCPEFGGNADIVAPFDVTTPFLFDHAYYGNLEAKLGLLASDQALFLDPRTKTLVQQLGKDKQKFFQAFSLAMDKMGSIGIKRGRRHGEKRKDCRLHAS; encoded by the exons ATGCCTGCTCCAacctcctcctcctcttcttcttcttcttcttcttcttcttcttcttctcctcgcCTTCTCTCACTGTCTTTTGTTTTCACTTGTTTGCtcattttcttgccaatttctcTAGCCAAAACCACCAATACTACTCGCCCTCCACACCAACTCTCCGTTAACTACTATACAAAAACCTGCCCTCAACTTGAGCAACTTGTTGGTTCAGTCACTTCCCAACAGTTTAAAGAAACGCCAGTTTCAGGGCCAGCCACCATTCGCCTATTCTTCCATGACTGCTTTGTAGAA GGCTGTGATGCTTCAATAATGATATCAACAAAGCCTGGAGGCACAGAGTTGGCAGAGAAGGATGCAGAGGATAATAAGAACTTGAGAGTGGAAGGATTTGAAAGCATTAGGAAAGCTAAGGCCTTGGTTGAGAGCAAATGCCCTGGTATTGTCTCTTGCGCAGATATTCTTGCAATTGCAGCAAGAGATTATATCCACCTG GCAGGGGGACCTTATTACCAAGTGAAGAAAGGGAGATGGGATGGAAAAATATCAAAGGCATCAAGGGTGCCTTATAATCTCCCTCGTGCAAATTCAACAACtgatcaactattgaagctttttaACTCCAAAGGATTAACACTAGAAGACCTAGTGGTGCTTTCAGGTGCACATACAATTGGATTTGCCCATTGTAAGCAATTTATTAGCCGCCTTTACAATTATAAAGGCACCAAGCAGCCTGACCCTGTAATTGACCCAAGGCTCCTCAAGGCACTGAAAATGTCATGCCCAGAATTTGGTGGAAATGCAGATATTGTAGCACCATTTGATGTTACTACTCCTTTCTTGTTTGATCATGCCTATTATGGAAACTTGGAGGCTAAATTGGGTTTGTTGGCATCTGACCAAGCTCTGTTTTTGGACCCACGGACCAAGACCCTAGTTCAGCAGCTAGGGAAGGATAAGCAGAAATTCTTCCAAGCATTTTCACTAGCAATGGATAAAATGGGTTCTATTGGAATCAAAAGGGGAAGAAGACATGGAGAGAAGAGGAAAGATTGTCGCCTACATGCATCATAG
- the LOC131175907 gene encoding proline-rich receptor-like protein kinase PERK2: MGTPSSLPINPNPSPSPPLPQSPPPQTPPLPQSPPPQSPPLPPDQTPTLIPPTPLSPQTESQNEIPILDTHSPEPMPEPAPTQTKTKGKTQKAAGRRKKTSVGKRKRVPSVPFDLNCPPQLCSEPVSKRTRSSSQIPAPAIQTPVSQSPLNSPAAPASFANDIEEDSGYKNIEWQQTVYDPVQFWKDIAPFGGYYR, from the exons ATGGGTACTCCATCCTCCCTACCcataaaccctaaccccagtcccAGTCCGCCACTCCCTCAGTCACCACCACCACAAACGCCGCCGCTCCCTCAATCGCCACCACCTCAGTCGCCACCACTACCCCCAGACCAAACACCAACCCTCATTCCGCCGACTCCCCTCTCGCCGCAAACTGAATCGCAAAATGAAATACCAATTCTCGACACTCATTCCCCAGAACCAATGCCTGAGCCTGCACCTACTCAAACGAAAACTAAAGGCAAAACTCAAAAGGCTGCAGGTAGACGCAAGAAAACCTCTGTCGGAAAACGAAAACGAGTACCCTCTGTTCCTTTCGACCTAAATTGTCCACCTCAACTTTGCTCTGAACCAGTCAGCAAAAGGACTAGGTCTTCCTCGCAAATTCCAGCACCAGCGATCCAAACACCTGTGTCTCAGTCACCCTTGAACTCTCCAGCAGCACCTGCGTCATTTGCTAATGACATAGAGGAG GATTCGGGGTATAAAAATATTGAGTGGCAGCAAACTGTTTATGACCCTGTTCAATTCTGGAAAGATATTGCACCTTTTGGGGGTTATTATCGATAG